A window of Harpia harpyja isolate bHarHar1 chromosome 23, bHarHar1 primary haplotype, whole genome shotgun sequence contains these coding sequences:
- the RPL18A gene encoding 60S ribosomal protein L18a, whose protein sequence is MKASGTLREYKVVGRCLPTPKCTTPPLYRMRIFAPNHVVAKSRFWYFVSQLKKMKKSSGEIVYCGQVYEKSPLRVKNFGIWLRYDSRSGTHNMYREYRDLTTAGAVTQCYRDMGARHRARAHSIQIMKVEEIAASKCRRPAVKQFHDSKIKFPLPHRVLRRQHKPRFTTKRPNTFF, encoded by the exons atgAAGGCGTCGGGCACC CTGCGGGAGTACAAGGTGGTCGGGCGATGTCTGCCCACGCCCAAGTGCACGACGCCTCCTCTCTACCGCATGCGGATCTTCGCTCCGAACCATGTTGTCGCCAAGTCCCGGTTCTGGTACTTCGTTTCTCagctgaagaagatgaagaagtcTTCTGGAGAGATTGTGTACTGTGGCCAG GTGTATGAGAAGTCCCCTCTGCGAGTGAAAAATTTTGGTATTTGGTTGCGCTATGATTCTCGTAGCGGAACTCACAACATGTACAGGGAGTACAGGGATTTGACCACGGCTGGTGCTGTCACTCAGTGCT ACCGCGATATGGGAGCCCGTCATCGTGCCCGTGCTCATTCTATTCAGATCATGAAAGTCGAGGAGATTGCTGCTAGCAAGTGCCGTAGACCAGCAGTCAAGCAGTTCCAT GATTCTAAAATCAAGTTCCCTCTGCCACACAGAGTTCTGCGTCGCCAGCACAAACCACGTTTCACTACCAAGAGaccaaatactttcttttaa
- the KICS2 gene encoding KICSTOR subunit 2 isoform X2 has product MGESIPLGAPVPVEQAVLETFFSHLGIFSYDKAKDNVEKEREANKSAGASWLALLAGLAHLAAAEKAYHSMTFLGQKLGGQSFFSRKDSIRTIYTSLHNELKKLCFFVQARMEIADFYEKMYTLSTQKFINSEELVNILESILKKYSSRFHHPILSPLESSFQLEVDVLAHLLKAQAQISEWKFLPSLVNLHSAHTKLQTWGQIFEKQRETKKHLFGGQSQKAVQPPHLFLWLMKLKNILLAKFSFYFHEALSRQTTASEMKTLTAKTNPDYFGKISSFIRKYDAVNVSLIFDNRGSESFQGHGYHHPHSYREAPKGVDQYPAVVSLPSDRPVMHWPNVIMIMTDRTSDLNSLEKVVHFYDDKVQSTYFLTRPEPHFTIVVIFESKKSERDYHFISFLNEISHSLKNSKAFASLKPGSKG; this is encoded by the exons atggGGGAGTCGATCCCGCTGGGCGCGCCGGTGCCGGTGGAGCAGGCCGTGCTGGAGACCTTCTTCTCCCACCTGGGCATCTTCTCCTACGACAAGGCCAAGGACAATGTGGAGAAGGAGCGGGAGGCCAACAAGAGCGCGGGGGCCAGCTGGCTGGCCCTGCTGGCCGGGCTGGCGCACCTGGCCGCCGCCGAGAAGGCCTACCACAGCATGACCTTCCTGGGCCAGAAGCTAG GTGGTCAGTCATTCTTCAGCCGAAAGGACTCCATCCGAACCATCTACACATCTCTGCATAATGAGCTGAAGAAG CTCTGTTTTTTTGTTCAGGCTCGGATGGAAATTGCTGACTTCTATGAAAAAATGTACACGCTCAGCACCCAAAAGTTCATTAACTCTGAGGAACTGGTAAACATTTTGGAATCCATCTTAAAGAAATACAGCTCAAG ATTTCATCATCCAATCCTCAGTCCTCTTGAAAGCAGTTTCCAGCTGGAAGTAGATGTGCTTGCACATCTCTTAAAGGCTCAGGCTCAGATCTCAGAGTGGAAGTTCCTTCCATCCCTGGTCAACTTGCACAGTGCTCACACAAAACTACAGACTTGGGGCCAAATTTTTGAGAAGCAGCGAGAGACCAAGAAACATCTGTTTGGAGGGCAGTCTCAGAAGGCTGTACAACCTCCGCACCTCTTTCTGTGGCTGATGAAGCTCAAAAACATTCTCCTTGCCAAGTTTAGCTTTTACTTTCACGAGGCCCTCAGTCGCCAAACAACAGcatctgaaatgaaaactttGACTGCTAAAACAAATCCTGATTACTTTGGGAAAATTTCCAGCTTCATCCGGAAGTATGATGCCGTCAATGTTTCCTTAATTTTTGACAATCGTGGATCGGAGAGTTTTCAGGGACATGGTTATCATCATCCCCATTCTTACAGGGAAGCCCCCAAAGGCGTGGATCAGTACCCTGCAGTGGTGTCTCTGCCCAGCGACAGACCTGTTATGCACTGGCCCAATGTAATCATGATTATGACTGATAGAACCTCTGACCTCAACAGTTTGGAGAAGGTTGTTCACTTCTACGATGACAAAGTCCAAAGCACGTACTTTCTGACTCGCCCCGAACCTCACTTTACCATTGTAGTTATTTTTGAGTCCAAGAAGTCAGAAAGGGActatcattttatttcttttctcaatGAAATTTCACATTCCCTTAAGAACTCCAAAGCTTTTGCAAGCTTGAAGCCTGGATCCAAAGGGTAA
- the KICS2 gene encoding KICSTOR subunit 2 isoform X1, with amino-acid sequence MGESIPLGAPVPVEQAVLETFFSHLGIFSYDKAKDNVEKEREANKSAGASWLALLAGLAHLAAAEKAYHSMTFLGQKLGGQSFFSRKDSIRTIYTSLHNELKKVVATGRNALGGTAPHLEELLSHLSEQLCFFVQARMEIADFYEKMYTLSTQKFINSEELVNILESILKKYSSRFHHPILSPLESSFQLEVDVLAHLLKAQAQISEWKFLPSLVNLHSAHTKLQTWGQIFEKQRETKKHLFGGQSQKAVQPPHLFLWLMKLKNILLAKFSFYFHEALSRQTTASEMKTLTAKTNPDYFGKISSFIRKYDAVNVSLIFDNRGSESFQGHGYHHPHSYREAPKGVDQYPAVVSLPSDRPVMHWPNVIMIMTDRTSDLNSLEKVVHFYDDKVQSTYFLTRPEPHFTIVVIFESKKSERDYHFISFLNEISHSLKNSKAFASLKPGSKG; translated from the exons atggGGGAGTCGATCCCGCTGGGCGCGCCGGTGCCGGTGGAGCAGGCCGTGCTGGAGACCTTCTTCTCCCACCTGGGCATCTTCTCCTACGACAAGGCCAAGGACAATGTGGAGAAGGAGCGGGAGGCCAACAAGAGCGCGGGGGCCAGCTGGCTGGCCCTGCTGGCCGGGCTGGCGCACCTGGCCGCCGCCGAGAAGGCCTACCACAGCATGACCTTCCTGGGCCAGAAGCTAG GTGGTCAGTCATTCTTCAGCCGAAAGGACTCCATCCGAACCATCTACACATCTCTGCATAATGAGCTGAAGAAGGTGGTGGCGACGGGTCGCAATGCACTAGGAGGAACAGCTCCTCACTTGGAAGAGCTGCTTTCTCACCTGTCTGAACAGCTCTGTTTTTTTGTTCAGGCTCGGATGGAAATTGCTGACTTCTATGAAAAAATGTACACGCTCAGCACCCAAAAGTTCATTAACTCTGAGGAACTGGTAAACATTTTGGAATCCATCTTAAAGAAATACAGCTCAAG ATTTCATCATCCAATCCTCAGTCCTCTTGAAAGCAGTTTCCAGCTGGAAGTAGATGTGCTTGCACATCTCTTAAAGGCTCAGGCTCAGATCTCAGAGTGGAAGTTCCTTCCATCCCTGGTCAACTTGCACAGTGCTCACACAAAACTACAGACTTGGGGCCAAATTTTTGAGAAGCAGCGAGAGACCAAGAAACATCTGTTTGGAGGGCAGTCTCAGAAGGCTGTACAACCTCCGCACCTCTTTCTGTGGCTGATGAAGCTCAAAAACATTCTCCTTGCCAAGTTTAGCTTTTACTTTCACGAGGCCCTCAGTCGCCAAACAACAGcatctgaaatgaaaactttGACTGCTAAAACAAATCCTGATTACTTTGGGAAAATTTCCAGCTTCATCCGGAAGTATGATGCCGTCAATGTTTCCTTAATTTTTGACAATCGTGGATCGGAGAGTTTTCAGGGACATGGTTATCATCATCCCCATTCTTACAGGGAAGCCCCCAAAGGCGTGGATCAGTACCCTGCAGTGGTGTCTCTGCCCAGCGACAGACCTGTTATGCACTGGCCCAATGTAATCATGATTATGACTGATAGAACCTCTGACCTCAACAGTTTGGAGAAGGTTGTTCACTTCTACGATGACAAAGTCCAAAGCACGTACTTTCTGACTCGCCCCGAACCTCACTTTACCATTGTAGTTATTTTTGAGTCCAAGAAGTCAGAAAGGGActatcattttatttcttttctcaatGAAATTTCACATTCCCTTAAGAACTCCAAAGCTTTTGCAAGCTTGAAGCCTGGATCCAAAGGGTAA